The following coding sequences lie in one Cannabis sativa cultivar Pink pepper isolate KNU-18-1 chromosome 5, ASM2916894v1, whole genome shotgun sequence genomic window:
- the LOC133037702 gene encoding uncharacterized protein LOC133037702, with protein MRGSSSSDTKFLQELILYAASAALSCLVLFAGLRQLDPNREAAKKALEHKKEIAKRLGRPLIQTNSYEDVIACDVINPDHIDVEFDSIGGLESIKEALYELVILPLRRPDLFSHGKLLGPQKGVLLYGPPGTGKTMLAKAIARESGAVFINVRISNLMSKWFGDAQKLVAAVFSLAYKLQPAIIFIDEVDSFLGQRRTTDHEALTNMKTEFMALWDGFTTDQNARVMVLAATNRPSELDEAILRRLPQAFEIGIPDQRERAEILKVILKGESVEDDIDYDYLASLCEGYTGSDLLELCKKAAYLPIRDLLNEEKKGKRASAPRQLLQRDLETVFATSRKTKAAANEYTGLRNGDTNSDYPVQVALSELSKLVVSHVLNLQQPDNTQDP; from the exons atgAGGGGTTCATCATCATCAGATACGAAGTTTTTACAGGAACTGATTTTGTACGCGGCAAGCGCTGCTTTAAGTTGCTTGGTCTTGTTCGCGGGGCTCCGACAACTCGACCCTAACCGTGAGGCGGCAAAGAAAGCTTTGGAGCACAAGAAGGAGATTGCTAAACGATTGGGTCGTCCTCTTATTCAGACGAATTCTTACGAG GACGTTATAGCCTGTGATGTCATTAACCCGGATCACATTGATGTGGAATTTGACTCTATTGGAGGTTTAGAATCAATCAAAGAAGCTTTGTATGAATTGGTGATTCTTCCGTTGCGTAGGCCTGATCTGTTTTCCCATGGAAAGCTTCTGGGTCCACAGAAAGGAGTGTTGTTGTATGGACCGCCTGGTACTGGAAAGACTATGCTTGCAAAAGCCATTGCGAGAGAGTCTGGAGCAGTATTCATTAACGTGAGGATATCAAATCTTATGAGTAAATGGTTCGGTGATGCTCAAAAGCTTG ttgctgctgtgtttagcTTGGCTTATAAACTTCAGCCTGCCATCATATTCATTGACGAAGTTGACAGTTTTTTGGGTCAGCGCCGTACTACTGATCATGAAGCCTTAACGAACATGAAGACTGAGTTCATGGCCCTGTGGGATGGGTTTACAACAGATC AGAATGCTCGAGTTATGGTTCTCGCTGCAACTAATCGTCCATCAGAACTTGATGAAGCAATACTCCGACGTCTTCCCCAGGCTTTTGAAATTGGAATACCTGATCAAAGGGAGAGAGCCGAGATACTGAAAGTAATTCTTAAGGGTGAGAGTGTTGAAGACGACATTGACTACGACTATTTAGCCAGTTTGTGTGAGGGTTACACGGGATCTGATCTTCTTGAACTATGCAAAAAAGCTGCATATTTACCTATTAGAGATCTACTAAATGAAGAGAAAAAAGGAAAACGGGCATCT GCACCAAGACAACTATTGCAGAGAGATTTGGAGACGGTTTTTGCTACATCAAGAAAGACAAAGGCTGCTGCGAACGAGTACACCGGATTGAGGAACGGGGATACTAATAGTGATTATCCGGTTCAAGTGGCATTAAGCGAGCTTTCCAAGCTGGTGGTTTCACATGTCTTGAACCTTCAACAACCAGACAACACCCAAGACCCATAA